From the genome of Muricauda sp. SCSIO 64092, one region includes:
- the lipB gene encoding lipoyl(octanoyl) transferase LipB, producing the protein MNKKVLLEDLGQKDYQETWDYQEFLFKGIVDAKIKNRREERNLPTPNHFLFVEHPHVFTLGKSGDMENLLVDEGVLAEKGAKFYKINRGGDITYHGPGQIVGYPILDLDNFFTDIHKYLRFLEEMVILTLAEYGLKGERSEGETGVWLDVGTPFARKICAMGVRASRWVTMHGFAFNINADLGYFDLMIPCGIKDKAVTSLNIELGKERVDMEEVKQKLLRHFETLFEAELIKKGIPI; encoded by the coding sequence ATGAACAAGAAAGTCCTACTAGAAGATTTAGGCCAAAAGGATTACCAAGAAACCTGGGACTATCAAGAATTTCTTTTTAAGGGAATTGTTGATGCCAAGATCAAGAACCGAAGGGAAGAACGGAATCTGCCCACACCCAACCATTTTTTATTTGTGGAGCATCCACATGTGTTTACACTTGGAAAGAGCGGTGATATGGAAAACTTGCTTGTGGATGAAGGGGTATTGGCCGAGAAAGGGGCAAAATTTTATAAGATCAACAGGGGGGGTGATATTACCTATCACGGGCCGGGACAGATAGTAGGTTATCCCATTCTGGATTTGGATAATTTCTTTACCGATATCCACAAATACCTTAGGTTCCTGGAAGAAATGGTGATTTTGACCCTGGCGGAATACGGACTTAAGGGAGAGCGTTCTGAAGGTGAAACCGGGGTTTGGCTGGATGTGGGTACTCCATTTGCCCGTAAAATATGTGCCATGGGCGTGCGCGCCAGTCGTTGGGTGACCATGCATGGCTTCGCCTTTAACATCAATGCGGATTTGGGCTATTTTGATTTAATGATACCTTGCGGCATAAAGGATAAGGCCGTTACTTCCTTAAATATTGAACTAGGAAAGGAAAGGGTTGATATGGAAGAGGTAAAGCAAAAACTTCTTCGGCACTTTGAAACGCTGTTTGAAGCGGAATTGATAAAAAAAGGAATCCCAATCTAG